A part of Eremothecium sinecaudum strain ATCC 58844 chromosome VII, complete sequence genomic DNA contains:
- the RPC34 gene encoding DNA-directed RNA polymerase III subunit C34 (Syntenic homolog of Ashbya gossypii AER191W; Syntenic homolog of Saccharomyces cerevisiae YNR003C (RPC34)) — MDSSIKLSDTARLLHDTMSAAEPGSLFTQQQVQNMIGSTSLGTLMPFVQELLDKNLIRLVKQNNELKFQPVNVSEAQKKASMSADEALVYSYIEASGREGIWTKTIKAKTNLHQHVVLKCLKSLESQRYVKSVKSVKYPTRKIYMLYNLQPSVDVTGGPWFTDSELDVEFINSLLTIVWRHTAEKTYPNGFNNFNTSDNEPLYTHNVKNYSTTDEILSFISGARVSTVELSKADIRSLCEVLVYDGKLEKVNLDCYRVTLQSVLQMGGHKGKHDSETKDYSIFEYAGVISPSNAEKEVIYMDEWML; from the coding sequence ATGGACTCCTCAATCAAACTCTCCGATACAGCGCGTCTACTTCATGATACAATGAGCGCAGCCGAGCCAGGCTCGCTCTTTACCCAGCAGCAAGTACAAAACATGATTGGCTCTACTTCCCTGGGCACCCTGATGCCATTCGTCCAAGAGCTACTGGATAAGAATCTTATACGGCTGGTCAAGCAAAACAACGAGCTAAAGTTTCAACCAGTCAATGTCTCGGAAGCTCAAAAAAAAGCCTCCATGTCAGCTGACGAGGCCCTCGTTTACTCGTACATTGAGGCAAGCGGAAGGGAGGGAATCTGGACTAAAACCATCAAGGCAAAAACAAATCTCCATCAGCATGTGGTACTGAAATGCCTTAAGTCCTTAGAATCTCAGCGATATGTGAAATCCGTAAAGTCCGTTAAATATCCGACGCGTAAAATTTACATGTTATACAATCTGCAGCCATCAGTGGATGTGACCGGAGGGCCGTGGTTTACTGATAGTGAACTGGACGTGGAATTCATAAACAGTCTGCTGACAATAGTATGGCGACATACGGCTGAAAAAACTTACCCCAACGGATTCAACAATTTTAACACATCAGATAATGAGCCACTTTACACTCACAATGTGAAAAATTATTCTACGACAGATGAAATCCTCAGCTTTATTAGTGGTGCTAGGGTCTCTACTGTAGAACTGTCAAAAGCTGATATACGATCACTCTGTGAAGTTCTTGTGTATGACGGAAAATTGGAGAAAGTTAATCTTGACTGCTATCGCGTAACCTTGCAGAGCGTCCTACAGATGGGAGGTCACAAAGGAAAGCACGACTCGGAGACTAAAGATTACTCCATTTTTGAGTACGCAGGAGTCATTTCTCCTTCGAACGCTGAAAAAGAGGTGATATACATGGATGAGTGGATGCTGTAG
- the ADP1 gene encoding putative ATP-dependent permease ADP1 (Syntenic homolog of Ashbya gossypii AER190W; Syntenic homolog of Saccharomyces cerevisiae YCR011C (ADP1) and YOL075C): MIGSGMNLKLVIVVIGQLVWLAACGIATDIMRDGAGSSIIDFGRRRGGDDDKCPPCFNCMLPIFECKQYSTCNSYSGRCECRPGFGGDDCSKAVCGALSDDRERRPLKPDNGTCMCEPGWSGINCNICEQDSVCDSFVPEGLQGTCYKNGMIVKSMHQGCNVTNKQILALLNGAIPQVTFSCNKTAEECNFQFWVDQKESFYCGLNNCAFEIDVAQNTSHYKCENVSCKCLAGEMLCGKSGSIDISDFLTQAIKGPGDFSCNLKNRKCEFSEPSMNELIESIFGDPNIKLECNSGECLHYSEIPGYELPDKENLSLLQVLMISLTSLVVLVISGLSAYFISKSPLFGYGYIQLQQDEDDSMDDFFKSNCKAALTFENISYEVSTLKNNSVGVLKKISGIVEPGQILAIIGSSGAGKTCLLDILSMKNKIGRVSGVIKVNGEEMNKAQYTKLVGFIDQEDYFLPTLTVYETVLNSALLRLPKSMSFAAKQKRVYEVLEELRIFDIKDRLIGNELQRGISGGEKRRVSIACELVTSPLILFLDEPTSGLDSNNANNVVDCLVRLATHYNRTLVLSIHQPRSNVVKLFDKLIVLSHGEMIYSGDATRVNEYLRNNGYKCPSDYNIADYLIDLTMEPTRYTPATPALLSADLEATVAHNHDEVLHVPELGGSSTQREWEHFAIHRDELREMLHGPEGPGGRINSPSYNRLHSLFYDSPYAVELEANIEKANTSSEINGWSLPVQHDTANFLQQLSILNSRSFKNIYRDPKLLLTNYVATILLGLFLGTLYYNVENDIGGFQNRVGLFLFILTYLGFLTFTGLSMFSLERIIFIKERSNHYYSPAVYYISKIISDVIPLRVVPPILLCVIIYPLVGLNMENGAFFRCMGTLILFNVCISLEILTVGIIFKDLSTSLIISVMVILGSLLFSGLFINMKELSNIALRHLKNLSVFYYAYEALIINEVKTLTLREKKYGLNIEISGAAVLSTFGFVVQNMDFDINVLFICSIVFMLIGHTVLELFVIEKK, encoded by the coding sequence ATGATCGGTTCCGGTATGAATCTGAAACTGGTGATAGTTGTAATCGGGCAATTGGTTTGGCTTGCAGCATGTGGTATTGCCACCGATATTATGAGAGACGGAGCTGGGTCATCTATAATTGACTTTGGCCGTCGGCGCGGTGGCGATGATGATAAATGCCCTCCGTGCTTTAACTGTATGCTCCCGATATTTGAATGCAAGCAGTATTCGACGTGTAACTCGTATTCAGGCCGATGTGAGTGTCGGCCCGGATTTGGAGGAGATGACTGTTCAAAGGCTGTATGTGGGGCGCTATCTGATGATAGAGAAAGGAGACCTTTAAAGCCGGATAACGGGACTTGCATGTGTGAACCTGGATGGAGTGGGATTAATTGTAATATATGCGAGCAAGACAGTGTTTGTGATAGTTTCGTGCCTGAGGGCTTGCAAGGAACGTGTTACAAGAATGGTATGATTGTGAAATCTATGCACCAGGGATGTAATGTAACCAATAAGCAGATTTTGGCACTCTTGAATGGAGCAATTCCCCAGGTGACGTTTTCCTGTAACAAGACTGCCGAAGAGTGTAATTTTCAGTTTTGGGTAGATCAGAAGGAGAGCTTCTATTGTGGGTTGAACAACTGTGCGTTTGAGATTGATGTAGCTCAGAATACATCACACTACAAGTGCGAGAATGTGTCGTGCAAATGTTTGGCTGGCGAGATGTTGTGTGGGAAGTCGGGGTCTATAGATATATCTGACTTCCTCACACAGGCGATTAAGGGCCCAGGAGACTTCagttgtaatttgaagaacCGCAAGTGTGAATTTAGTGAGCCTAGCATGAATGAATTGATTGAATCAATTTTTGGTGATCCCAATATCAAGCTTGAGTGCAACAGCGGCGAGTGCTTACACTATAGTGAAATTCCAGGCTATGAATTACCTGACAAAGAAAACCTATCTCTACTGCAGGTCTTGATGATCTCCTTGACGTCACTCGTAGTACTTGTTATCTCAGGCCTGAGTGCTTATTTCATTTCTAAAAGTCCATTATTTGGCTATGGCTACATTCAGTTGCAGCAAGACGAAGATGATAGTATGGACGATTTCTTCAAGTCAAATTGTAAAGCAGCATTGacttttgaaaatataTCCTACGAGGTATCTACCTTAAAGAACAATAGCGTTGGTGTCCTAAAGAAGATCAGTGGAATCGTGGAGCCAGGCCAAATTCTTGCCATAATTGGCAGCTCTGGGGCCGGTAAAACATGTCTACTAGATATCTTGTCCATGAAAAATAAGATAGGTCGTGTCTCTGGAGTGATAAAGGTGAACGGAGAGGAGATGAACAAGGCCCAATATACAAAGTTAGTTGGGTTTATTGATCAGGAGGACTATTTCCTTCCTACCCTTACTGTTTATGAAACTGTGTTGAACAGTGCTTTGTTGCGATTGCCGAAATCAATGTCATTTGCTGCCAAGCAGAAACGTGTGTATGAAGTTTTGGAAGAACTACGAATCTTTGATATCAAAGACCGCTTAATAGGAAATGAATTGCAAAGAGGAATTAGTGGAGGAGAAAAAAGAAGAGTCTCTATTGCATGTGAGTTGGTAACCTCTCCCttaattttgtttttggACGAACCAACATCTGGTCTAGACTCTAATAATGCAAATAACGTTGTCGATTGTCTAGTTAGACTAGCTACCCACTATAATAGAACGCTTGTACTTTCCATTCACCAGCCAAGATCAAATGTTGTGAAGCTCTTCGATAAGTTAATAGTGTTGAGCCACGGTGAAATGATATATTCAGGAGATGCTACTCGTGTGAATGAGTATCTTCGTAACAATGGTTATAAGTGTCCTAGCGATTATAACATCGCAGACTACCTAATAGATTTAACAATGGAGCCAACTAGATATACCCCGGCTACCCCGGCGCTCTTAAGCGCTGATCTGGAAGCCACTGTTGCCCATAACCATGATGAGGTTTTGCATGTGCCTGAGTTGGGAGGATCATCAACTCAGCGGGAATGGGAGCATTTTGCGATTCATAGGGATGAACTGAGAGAGATGTTACACGGGCCGGAAGGTCCTGGAGGACGCATCAATTCCCCAAGCTATAATCGCCTACACAGCCTCTTCTACGATAGCCCGTATGCAGTAGAGCTTGAAGCTAATATTGAAAAGGCGAACACTAGCTCGGAGATAAATGGATGGAGCTTACCTGTTCAACATGACACAGCAAACTTCCTCCAACAGCTCTCAATTTTGAACTCGAGGAGTTTCAAAAACATTTATAGAGACCCCAAGTTATTGCTGACCAACTACGTTGCAACTATCTTATTGGGCCTCTTCTTGGGGACATTGTACTACAATGTTGAGAATGACATCGGTGGTTTCCAAAATAGAGTTGGTTTATTTTTGTTCATACTAACGTATCTTGGTTTCCTCACCTTCACTGGACTATCAATGTTCTCATTAGAGAGAATAATATTCATTAAGGAACGTTCAAATCATTATTACTCTCCCGCTGTCTACTATATCAGTAAGATCATAAGCGACGTGATTCCTTTAAGGGTCGTACCGCCAATACTATTATGTGTTATAATTTACCCATTAGTAGGGCTAAACATGGAAAACGGCGCATTTTTCAGATGCATGGGCACCCTCATCCTGTTCAATGTTTGTATATCATTGGAAATCCTCACTGTGGGAATAATTTTCAAAGATCTCAGTACTTCTTTGATCATTAGTGTCATGGTAATTCTCGGATCACTACTTTTCAGCGGCCTTTTCATCAACATGAAGGAACTTTCAAACATTGCGCTAAGGCACTTGAAGAACCTATCTGTCTTCTACTATGCATACGAGGCCCTAATAATCAACGAGGTGAAGACACTCACTCTTCGTGAGAAAAAATATGGCTTGAACATAGAAATATCAGGCGCCGCAGTACTCAGCACCTTCGGGTTTGTCGTTCAGAACATGGATTTCGATATCAATGTTCTTTTCATCTGCAGTATAGTCTTCATGCTCATCGGCCACACAGTGCTAGAGCTCTTTGTAATTGAAAAGAAATAG
- a CDS encoding uncharacterized protein (Syntenic homolog of Ashbya gossypii AER189W; Syntenic homolog of Saccharomyces cerevisiae YFR018C), translated as MQLKDCDSRQFFIYLSYLLIGFGIIYIFCSSVSWQSNTKAELRRTKMVRALKDFIATPFLLILAQFSHAHLLGKSYYDSTLEDSMSLIFDSPRNLILPFNKTRIPGSKNSKSVQRFITSNFEHFNQDWKIERDTFVENGHEFTNLVFTLGSGDYLMLSAHYDTKILEEGEFIGAIDSAAPCAMLLYVAGFLDRILTDNEAYSLKPTLLPRFTGVKIVFFDGEEAIKEWTATDSLYGSRHLASKWQADNTLQSIKLMVLLDLLGSADQNRVPNFFEKTRNYYNMIWAIEERFKTEYGYGSTYFDPYEQFYGQVNDDHEPFLYKGVPVLHLIARPFPRFWHTLDDTFENLDQEEVNKWTILICEFVLQYFS; from the coding sequence ATGCAACTCAAAGATTGCGATAGCCGCCAATTCTTTATCTACCTGTCATATTTACTAATTGGATTCGGGATTATCTACATATTTTGTTCGTCTGTATCATGGCAGTCAAACACCAAAGCAGAACTACGGCGCACTAAAATGGTAAGAGCTTTAAAAGATTTCATAGCGACCCCTTTCCTGTTGATACTAGCTCAATTTTCACACGCCCATTTACTAGGAAAATCTTATTATGATTCAACATTGGAAGATAGCATGAGTTTAATTTTTGATTCTCCCCGGAACCTTATTTTACCATTCAACAAAACAAGGATACCAGGCAGTAAGAACTCAAAATCAGTACAGAGGTTTATAACGTCCAACTTTGAGCACTTTAATCAGGATTGGAAAATAGAGCGCGACACATTTGTGGAAAATGGGCACGAATTTACAAACCTAGTTTTTACGTTGGGGAGTGGTGATTACCTAATGCTATCTGCGCATTATGACACCAAGATTCTAGAAGAGGGCGAATTTATAGGTGCGATCGACAGCGCTGCTCCGTGCGCCATGTTGCTGTACGTTGCAGGTTTTTTGGATAGGATACTAACAGATAATGAAGCTTACAGTTTGAAGCCCACACTGTTGCCTCGATTTACTGGGGTAAAAATTGTTTTCTTCGACGGAGAAGAGGCGATCAAGGAATGGACTGCCACGGATTCTTTATACGGCTCGCGCCATCTTGCTTCGAAGTGGCAGGCGGATAATACCCTTCAAAGCATAAAGCTAATGGTTTTACTGGACCTCTTGGGGTCTGCTGACCAGAATCGTGTGCCAAATTTCTTTGAAAAAACTAGGAATTACTATAACATGATATGGGCTATAGAGGAGAGGTTTAAGACCGAGTATGGCTACGGTTCGACGTACTTTGATCCTTATGAACAATTCTACGGGCAAGTTAACGACGATCATGAACCATTCTTGTATAAGGGTGTACCAGTCTTACATCTGATAGCGCGTCCGTTCCCCCGGTTTTGGCATACCTTGGACGATACATTCGAAAATCTCGACCAGGAAGAGGTCAATAAGTGGACTATATTGATCTGCGAATTTGTTCTGCAGTACTTCTCCTAA